The Tamandua tetradactyla isolate mTamTet1 chromosome 8, mTamTet1.pri, whole genome shotgun sequence genome includes a window with the following:
- the ROBO3 gene encoding roundabout homolog 3, producing MLRYLLKTLLQMNLFADSLAGDISNSSELLYGFNSSLAALNHSLPPRGEPPLNGSRVQPEDAMPRIVEQPPDLLVSRGEPATLPCRAEGRPRPNIEWYKNGARVATAREDPRAHRLLLPSGALFFPRIVHGRRARPDEGVYTCVARNYLGAAASRNASLEVAVLRDDFRQSPGNVVVAVGEPAVLECVPPRGHPEPSVSWKKDSARVKEEEGRITIRGGKLMMSHTFKSDAGMYVCVASNVAGERESGAAELVVLERPSFLRRPVNQVVLADAPVDFSCEVQGDPPPRLRWRKDDGELPPGRFEIRSDHSLWIERVSAEDEGTYTCVAENSVGRAEASGSLSVHVPPQLVTRPQDQMVAPGESVAFQCETKGNPPPAIFWQKEGSQVLLFPSQSLQPTGRFSVSPRGQLSITEVQSGDAGYYVCQAVSVAGSILAKALLEIKGASLDGMPPIILQGPANQTLALGSPVWLPCRVTGNPQPSVRWRKDGQWLQGDDLQFSLLANGTLYIANVQETHMGFYTCVAKSSTGEATWNGWLRVRENWGVSPDPPTETSTPPGPPSQPVVTDVTKNSVTLTWKPNPQGGPVSAYVIEAFSQEAGNTWRTVADGVQLETHTVSSLQPDTIYLFLVRAVGTWGLSEPSPVSEPVRTQDSSPSRSVEDPWRGQQRLAEVAVRMQEPIVFGPRALQVSWTVDGPVQLVQGFRVSWRVAGPEGGSWTVLDLEYPSQQSTVLRGLPPGTQIQIKVQAQGQEGLGAESPLVTRSIPEEVPSGPPQGVTVALGADGNNSITVSWEPPLPSQQNGVIKEYQIWCLGNESRFHLNRSAAGWARSAVLRGLLPGLPYRTRVAAATSAGVGVASAPVLVQLPSPPESEPGLEVGPGLAERLARVLREPAFLAGSGAAFGALLLGLCAALYRRRRQRKELSHYTASFAYTPAVSFPHSEGLSGASSRPPVGLGPAPYPWLADSWPHPSRSPSAQEPRGSCCPSNPDPDDRYYNEAGISLYLAQTARGTAAPGEGPVYSTIDPVGEELRTFHGGFPPQPPGDPGTWSQYAPPEWSQGDSGARGGKVKLLGKAVQMPSLNWPEALPPPPPELSCLEGPEEELGDSSEPEDWCPPMPERSHLAEPSSSGGCLVAPSRGETPSPTPSYGQQSTATLTPSPPDPPHPPTDIPHLHQMPRRLPLGPGSPLSGSQPVLSSHEAGSAGLGAGPAGPHRLSPSSVPSTASSAPGRTRQVHGEVTPPFQGRRVRIRKKLKGLPYRREHSPGDLPPPPLPPPEEEANWALGLRTAGSTTSLERGRSGERRAVQAVPLGSQQGPRRDAEEGWPPYSRPSFLSRGQGTGTCSTAGSNSSRGSSSSRGSRGPGRSRSRSRSQSQRPGQKCREEPR from the exons ATGCTACGCTACCTGCTCAAAACCTTGCTGCAGATGAACTTGTTCGCCGACTCCCTGGCCGGCGACATCTCCAACTCCAGCGAGCTGCTCTACGGCTTCAACTCCTCGCTGGCGGCGCTCAACCACAGCCTGCCGCCCCGGGGCGAACCCCCGCTCAATG GGTCAAGGGTCCAGCCGGAGGATGCGATGCCGCGCATCGTGGAGCAACCGCCAGATCTTCTGGTCTCCCGAGGCGAGCCGGCCACGCTGCCCTGCCGTGCCGAGGGTCGGCCCCGGCCCAACATCGAATGGTACAAGAATGGGGCGCGCGTGGCCACTGCACGCGAGGATCCGCGCGCGCACCGCCTGCTGCTGCCCAGCGGGGCTCTCTTCTTTCCGCGCATAGTCCACGGGCGCCGCGCGCGGCCGGACGAGGGTGTCTACACTTGCGTGGCGCGCAACTACCTGGGGGCAGCGGCCAGTAGAAACGCTTCGCTGGAAGTAGCAG TCCTCCGCGATGACTTCCGGCAGTCTCCTGGGAatgtggtggtggcagtgggggAGCCAGCGGTACTGGAATGCGTGCCTCCCCGCGGCCACCCGGAGCCTTCCGTGTCCTGGAAGAAGGACAGTGCGAGAGtcaaggaggaggaaggaaggatcacg ATCCGTGGCGGGAAGCTGATGATGTCACATACATTCAAGAGTGATGCAGGGATGTACGTGTGTGTGGCCTCCAACGTGGCGGGAGAACGGGAGAGTGGGGCAGCTGAGCTTGTGGTACTGG AGCGCCCCTCATTCCTGCGTAGACCAGTCAATCAGGTGGTCCTGGCTGATGCCCCTGTGGATTTCTCCTGCGAGGTGCAGGGGGATCCTCCGCCTCGTCTGCGCTGGCGCAAGGATGATGGGGAACTGCCACCAGGCAG GTTTGAGATCCGAAGTGACCACAGCCTTTGGATTGAGCGGGTGAGTGCCGAAGATGAGGGAACTTACACCTGCGTGGCAGAGAACAGCGTGGGCCGAGCCGAAGCATCTGGCTCCCTCAGTGTTCATG TCCCACCCCAGCTGGTGACCAGgccccaggaccagatggtgGCTCCTGGAGAGAGTGTGGCTTTCCAGTGCGAGACCAAAGGAAACCCCCCACCTGCCATCTTCTGGCAGAAGGAAGGGAGTCAA GTCCTGCTTTTTCCCAGCCAGTCGCTTCAGCCCACGGGGCGCttctcagtctctccaagaggcCAACTCAGCATCACTGAAGTGCAGAGTGGGGATGCTGGCTACTATGTGTGCCAAGCTGTCAGCGTGGCCGGCAGCATCTTGGCTAAGGCCCTGCTGGAGATAAAAGGTG CCTCCTTGGATGGGATGCCTCCCATCATCCTCCAGGGACCAGCCAACCAGACGTTGGCACTAGGCTCCCCTGTGTGGCTGCCATGCAGAGTGACCGGAAACCCTCAGCCCAGTGTCCGATGGAGGAAGGATGGGCAGTGGCTACAGGGGGATGACCTCCAGTTCAGTCTACTGGCCAATGGTACCCTGTACATTGCCAATGTGCAG GAGACACACATGGGCTTCTACACTTGTGTGGCCAAGAGTTCCACAGGGGAGGccacctggaatggctggcttaGGGTGCGAG AAAATTGGGGTGTATCACCAGACCCCCCTACAGAAACCAGTACTCCTCCAGGACCTCCCTCACAACCAGTGGTTACTGATGTCACCAAGAACAGCGTCACCCTCACTTGGAAGCCCAACCCACAGGGTGGGCCCGTCAGTGCATATGTGATAGAGGCTTTCAG CCAAGAGGCTGGCAACACGTGGAGGACAGTGGCAGATGGTGTGCAGCTGGAAACACACACAGTCAGCAGTCTGCAGCCTGATACCATCTACCTGTTCTTGGTGCGAGCTGTGGGGACCTGGGGCCTCAGTGAGCCCAGCCCTGTCTCTGAGCCTGTCCGCACCCAGG ACAGCAGCCCCTCCAGGTCAGTGGAGGACCCATGGAGAGGTCAGCAGAGATTGGCTGAAGTGGCTGTGCGGATGCAGGAGCCCATAGTCTTTGGGCCTCGGGCCCTGCAGGTGTCCTGGACT GTGGATGGCCCAGTCCAGCTGGTGCAAGGTTTCCGGGTTTCTTGGCGGGTTGCAGGCCCTGAGGGAGGAAGCTGGACAGTGCTGGACCTAGAGTACCCAAGCCAGCAAAGTACTGTGCTAAGAGGACTTCCTCCAGGGACCCAAATCCAGATCAAGGTGCAAGCCCAAGGCcaagaggggctgggggctgaaAGCCCCTTGGTGACCAGGAGTATTCCTGAGGAGG TCCCCAGTGGTCCCCCCCAGGGAGTGACAGTGGCCTTGGGGGCTGATGGCAACAACAGTATCACAGTGTCCTGGGAACCTCCACTCCCTTCCCAGCAAAACGGGGTCATCAAGGAGTACCAG ATCTGGTGTCTGGGCAACGAGAGCCGCTTCCACCTGAACCGGTCTGCGGCAGGCTGGGCACGCTCCGCTGTGCTCCGGGGACTGCTGCCGGGTCTCCCCTACCGGACCCGGGTCGCGGCGGCCACCAGCGCTGGCGTGGGCGTAGCCAGTGCCCCGGTGTTGGTGCAGCTGC CATCCCCGCCGGAATCGGAGCCTGGGCTCGAGGTGGGCCCGGGCCTGGCGGAGCGGCTGGCGAGGGTGTTGCGGGAACCGGCCTTCCTCGCGGGCAGCGGCGCAGCCTTCGGGGCGCTGCTCCTCGGGCTCTGCGCCGCCCTCTACCGGCGCCGGAGGCAGCGCAAAGAGCTCAGTCACTACACGG CCTCTTTTGCCTACACACCTGCAG TGTCCTTCCCACACTCGGAGGGACTCTCTGGAGCCAGTTCCAG GCCGCCGGTGGGCCTTGGCCCCGCCCCCTACCCGTGGCTGGCAGACTCGTGGCCCCACCCCTCTCGAAGCCCCTCAGCTCAGGAGCCCAGGGGAAGCTGCTGCCCCAGCAATCCTGACCCAGATGACAGATATTACAATG aagCAGGAATCTCGCTATACCTGGCCCAGACAGCCCGGGGCACCGCGGCCCCTGGTGAGGGTCCGGTTTACAGCACCATTGACCCGGTTGGGGAGGAGCTGCGGACCTTCCACGGGGGTTTCCCCCCACAACCCCCAGGGGATCCAGGCACCTGGAGCCAGTATGCTCCTCCAGAATGGAGCCAGGGGGACAGTG GAGCCAGGGGAGGCAAAGTGAAGCTTCTGGGGAAAGCCGTGCAGATGCCCTCTCTGAACTGGCCAGAAGCactacccccacctccccctgAGTTGAGCTGCTTGGAGGGGCCTGAGGAGGAGTTGGGGGACAG CTCTGAGCCTGAGGACTGGTGCCCACCAATGCCTGAGAGAAGTCACCTGGCTGAGCCCAGCTCCAGTGGAGGGTGCTTGGTTGCCCCATCCAGAGGGGAAACCCCCTCTCCCACACCCTCCTATGGACAGCAGTCCACAGCCACTCTTACCCCCTCCCCACCtgaccctccccaccctcccactgACATCCCCCATCTCCATCAGATGCCCAG GAGGTTGCCCCTTGGGCCAGGCTCCCCTCTCAGTGGATCCCAGCCTGTTTTGAGTAGTCACGAAGCGGGGTCTGCCGGCTTAGGTGCTGGCCCTGCAGGCCCCCATCGCCTCAGCCCCAGCTCTGTCCCTAGTACAGCCAGCAGTGCCCCAG GAAGAACTCGGCAGGTACATGGTGAGGTGACGCCCCCATTTCAAGGACGCCGGGTTCGAATCCGGAAGAAACTCAAGGGTCTTCCCTACAGGAGGGAGCACAGTCCTGGGG ACTTGCCCCCACCACCCCTGCCACCACCAGAGGAAGAAGCAAACTGGGCCTTAGGGCTAAGAACAGCCGGCAGCACCACCTCCTTGGAGCGGGGGCGAAGTGGGGAGAGGAGAGCTGTGCAGGCCGTGCCCCTGGGGAGCCAGCAGGGCCCCCGCCGGGATG CAGAAGAGGGCTGGCCCCCGTACAGCAGGCCGAGCTTCCTGTCCCGGGGCCAGGGCACTGGCACGTGCTCCACAGCCGGCAGCAACTCCTCACGAGGCTCCAGCAGCTCTCGGGGCTCCCGGGGCCCTGGCCGGAGCCGCAGCCGCAGCCGCAGCCAAAGCCAAAGGCCAGGACAGAAGTGTCGAGAG gaACCGAGATGA